A genomic segment from Phycisphaerales bacterium AB-hyl4 encodes:
- a CDS encoding calcium/sodium antiporter, which translates to MLHLLLLLVGLAVLIAGGELLVRGASALAERLGVAPVIVGMTVVAFGTSTPELVVNLAAAIRGDSAIGFGNVVGSNIANVGLLLAITALAYPLVIHRSIVTREIPMLLLASLAAVVLGLNSLTEGGADRFTRGDGLMLLLLFGVFLYYTLGDALRQHDSDAYFTTPVVTAGGETVPTASGVRLAALVGGGLLLLVGGGELTVRGALGFAQAAGIPDVIVGLTLVAVGTSLPELATSIVAARRGQTDLAVGNIVGSNIFNLLFIWGLTVTLAPTDLPAGGRIDLLVMTGFAAALLPMALSQRKLSRWEGGLLAVGYMAYITWLAMR; encoded by the coding sequence ATGCTGCACCTTCTGCTGCTGCTTGTCGGTCTGGCGGTCCTCATTGCAGGCGGCGAACTGCTCGTTCGCGGAGCGAGTGCCTTGGCCGAGCGGCTGGGCGTGGCCCCGGTCATCGTCGGCATGACGGTGGTCGCTTTCGGCACAAGCACACCGGAACTGGTGGTCAATCTGGCGGCAGCGATCCGGGGCGACAGCGCCATCGGCTTCGGCAACGTCGTCGGCTCGAACATTGCCAACGTCGGGCTGCTATTAGCGATCACCGCGCTGGCGTATCCGCTGGTGATCCACCGTTCGATTGTCACCCGCGAAATCCCCATGCTGCTGCTGGCCAGCCTCGCCGCCGTCGTGCTGGGGCTCAACAGCCTCACCGAAGGCGGGGCCGACCGTTTCACGCGCGGCGACGGATTAATGCTTCTGCTGCTGTTCGGGGTCTTCCTCTACTACACGCTCGGCGACGCCTTGCGTCAGCACGACAGCGACGCTTATTTCACCACACCGGTCGTCACCGCTGGGGGTGAGACGGTTCCCACGGCATCTGGCGTGCGCCTCGCGGCCCTGGTCGGCGGCGGCCTGTTGCTGCTGGTCGGCGGCGGCGAACTGACCGTCCGCGGAGCGCTGGGCTTCGCGCAGGCGGCGGGCATCCCGGACGTGATCGTCGGCCTCACCCTCGTGGCAGTAGGCACCAGCCTGCCGGAACTGGCGACCTCCATCGTTGCCGCCCGGCGGGGGCAGACCGACCTGGCGGTGGGCAACATCGTCGGCTCGAACATCTTCAACCTGCTGTTCATCTGGGGCCTGACCGTCACGCTCGCCCCCACCGACCTGCCCGCCGGTGGACGAATCGATCTGCTGGTGATGACCGGCTTCGCCGCCGCGCTACTGCCGATGGCGCTGTCG
- a CDS encoding hemolysin family protein, which produces MTLLLTYLFVALAISFLCSLLEAALLSVPRSHVAVMVEQGSRAGQRLQQMKDDVDRPLAAILTLNTFAHTLGAAGVGAQATLIWGEVWVGVVSFVVTLLILIFSEIIPKTLGAVHAKGLAGFTAWTVHGMILMLLPVVLVCDWISKLLSGRNQAVPLISRDEVRSLARLAHEEGAIDQSEARVMRNLIALREATVEQVMTPRTVVYTLRADQTVREVTEGEPLRFARVPVVGESLDDVKGLIYRHDLFKARSDGRADATLGELAQPVHAVPEVAKLPAVLEEFLQRRAHLFLVVDEYGGTAGIVTLEDVLETLLGVEIMDETDAVEDMRQLAKQLLNARRRGEGRR; this is translated from the coding sequence ATGACACTGCTGTTGACTTACTTGTTCGTGGCCCTGGCGATCTCGTTCTTGTGTTCGCTGCTGGAAGCGGCGCTGCTGAGCGTGCCGCGCTCGCACGTGGCGGTGATGGTGGAACAGGGCAGCCGAGCGGGCCAACGGCTCCAGCAGATGAAGGACGACGTGGATCGACCGTTGGCGGCGATCCTGACACTGAACACCTTCGCCCACACGCTGGGCGCGGCAGGCGTGGGGGCCCAGGCGACGCTGATCTGGGGCGAGGTGTGGGTGGGCGTGGTCAGCTTCGTGGTCACGCTGCTGATCCTGATCTTCTCCGAGATCATCCCCAAGACCCTCGGGGCCGTGCACGCCAAGGGGCTCGCCGGCTTCACCGCCTGGACCGTGCACGGCATGATCTTGATGTTGTTGCCGGTGGTGCTGGTGTGTGACTGGATTTCCAAGCTGCTGTCGGGGCGCAACCAGGCGGTGCCGCTGATCAGCCGTGACGAGGTGCGCAGCCTCGCCCGGCTGGCCCACGAGGAAGGGGCGATCGACCAGAGTGAGGCCCGGGTGATGCGCAACCTCATCGCCCTGCGTGAGGCGACGGTCGAGCAGGTGATGACGCCGCGCACCGTGGTGTACACGCTTCGGGCAGACCAGACGGTGCGGGAGGTCACGGAGGGCGAGCCGCTGCGGTTTGCCCGTGTACCGGTGGTCGGCGAGTCGCTGGACGACGTGAAAGGGCTGATCTACCGTCACGACCTGTTCAAGGCCCGGAGCGACGGACGGGCGGACGCCACGCTCGGCGAACTGGCCCAACCGGTGCATGCGGTGCCGGAGGTGGCGAAACTGCCGGCCGTCCTCGAGGAGTTTCTTCAGCGCCGGGCGCACTTGTTCCTCGTGGTGGACGAGTACGGCGGCACGGCGGGCATCGTCACGCTCGAAGACGTGCTGGAAACGCTGCTGGGGGTGGAAATCATGGACGAAACCGACGCGGTGGAGGACATGCGGCAACTGGCGAAGCAACTGCTGAACGCTCGAAGGCGAGGCGAAGGTCGTCGGTAG